The genomic interval GTGTCCTTCTGTAGCTAAGTGGTTACCAGGTCGTAGTACTCCAGAATTGTGTAGTGCGGCTCTGCCTCTCTGCAGAGGCCCAACAGTTGGACTACATTGGGGTGGCTGAGCTTAGTGAACATTTCAGCTTCGCGGCGGAAGTCGAGCTGCAGCTGTTCATCTCTGGACTGCAGACTCTTCACCAGCACCACCGTCTCCTCCTCACCCTCCTCGATACCTTTAGCTTTGCATAGCAGCACCTCACCGAACTCCCCTTTGCCTGAGCAAACATTCACACAGCAAAGGTAACAGTTCAGCATCAAGATCTTGAATAACCAGGATATGCTTTCAGAATAAATATACATTTCAAAAAAGGAGCTGCATAATGTTAATTTACCTAAAGTAGTAATAGTCTGAAGGTTTGTGCGAGGAAAGTGAGGCTTATCGTTGGCGTGGCTGTGGCGTTTCTCAGTTGATGCAATGGTGCCCATGTTGGTGAGCGCCACCTCCTCCTGGATCTCAGCTGTGGTGTGGCCGTTCTGTTGAACAGCGCCTCCTGATAAGAACAACACACCACTGAATCTGTAATCTTAGACTTGGAATAATTCCCATAAACATCATAACACAAAAAAGCCCAtgtagtatttttctaaacataCATACGTATTGGAATCAATACAAACTAGTGCCGCTTCTCaacagttttaacattttacttacTTGCAATAGTCCTTCTGAACACAAGATGGCAGCAATATCCTGATAACTGATTGAAGCTTCTGAATGATTTCTAAACTGACCAACAGCAGCCCGCTACACATTCATACCATTAAGACACTCCATCTCAGGCTCCTCTCCGTCTTGGCCCTTCTGCAGTCTTTTGGCGTTGCGTCTCTTTTTGCAGTAGAACATGAGTCCCAGCACTACAATGATGTAAGCCACAGCCGCCCCCACTGACAGGCCGATAGTTTGGATCATCTTGTACGGAGCCTTGTCATCTTCTCCTTCGTGGAAGTGCACTGGTTTGTCTGCTGGACACAAGTAGCAGATTTTCACTGTCTTAAAATGCATATGTATGTACAGTAAGGCCTTGTAGCACAAAGGTTAATGAAACATATAAATTGCCTCATATAAGTTTAAATATAGACCCACTGCAGTTTGCTGTAAAGAGTTTGACTTCACAGACTGTTGGAAAGCTCTACAAGACCACCGTGTCAAACGTCAAGCCCGTATCTGTTTTACAGATTATATGTGTTCATGTTGCTGGTTTGGTTTTGTAGGGAAGTGCTGTCAAGTCAACCCTGACAAACACCAGAATTGAATCATCTCCTTAGTGATACACTGGAATACCACTCTGCTATCTTGGAAGAAAATAAGTTAATTTTGGACACTGGTGCAAGTGCGTGACAGCAATTTTCATCTGCAGTCAGCAAACACAAGAAGCCTCAGAGTGTGAAGCTTTATTAGATCCAACGTTTGTCCAATCCTATCACCCTGGTGACAGCTGGGGCGTCAAGAGATGTGGTTGCAGTTATTAAAAGGTCGCCTCGTATGACAGAGAGAGGGGAGGAGGTTTAATTAACGCCTTCATTCTGCTCTTGTGATGGTGTGTGCACCTTTGTTCCTGTTGAAGTAAAACCTGCTTAAGTATGTTTTTTTCGTGTGTCAAACTCACCCACTACATACAGCTGAGCCACACGGtctttgatgctgcagctgtttCCGGCCACACAAGTATACCTGCCTGTGTCATCTGTGGTGACATCTGTGATCACCAAGGAGCCGTTGGGCATCTTCTGAAACCTAGAAGATGagagagaaagcaggaaaagGAGGGATGAAAGTGGATGTCTAAATGTCACACGCTGcaggttttgtttctttctcataAAAGGTGAAAGAGAATAACCTGCAAGACAGAGATAAAGATCTACATCAAATTTATTGGCATGGCCATGCAGGGCAGAAGACTCCTACATGAGACCGTTCATGTTCAGACACAATACTTTGTTTATacaatttgaataaaaaatccATGTATAAAGATGAACCTACAATCAATCTGGTTTGAAAACTGAGTTTTATTACCTCCTGTTCTTACTGATGTCCAGCGCCTTGTCTTTAGCCATCCAGTGGATGTGTGGCTCAGGGTCACCAGTGACCTGGCAGTGCAGGATGGCTGTGTGACCCTGGTATACAGTCGTATTGTCTGGTTCCACCTTAAAACGAATGTACACTAtatgtgcacaaacacacatggacacacaaacaaaaaaacaaaaaaaaagaatattattgCAAGGTTGCAACTGAATGATAACACCAAAGAGGCTACATGGTTGTTGTGACTGGTTAAGAAGCTCTTAATTACTCAATGCAGTTCATTACAAGGCTGCAAAAGGCCACAAAGTGCACAATAGACGGTCTGTTTGAAACCTAATGAAAATAATCAATGATTGTTTAGTCATAAAACCACCCTTGTGTGTACTGAGACCACAAGTGCTTTCAGTGTGAGATTATTGGCAAATGTTGTAGCATCTCTTATTCTTTCCTTATTCCCTGTCTCATGCATGATGACTGAGTGGTTTACCTGCTACAGTGAGGGTCACCAAGGCTCTGATCTCTCCCTGCACGCTGTTGGAGGCGATACAGGTGTAATTACCAGCGTCGCTGCGGGTAACTTTGGTAAAGTGGAGCTGACCGTTCCTCTGCTCCACGTGAGGTGGCAGCTCTCCTCCATCTGCAGGGGGAGACAAAGAGACACCCGGCAACAAAAGGGTGTTTAGGAGGGCCATGCACAATGCTGCACGCGGAATTCAAGTGCTTAATGCGACTCCATTATGGCTAATTCAGATCATCTGTTATTCTTCACCCTGTTTGTTAAAGACTGTGCAAGTTTCAACATATCCTTGTGGAAAAAGTGTTTGTCAGTGTAACACTGTCACAGAAGTGCAGGCAGCTACTGTGAGATATTGTTAAACAACAATTCCTTATCTCATCGAGTCACTGGGAGCCAAGGCTAAAGCAGTGGGGTGTACATACCTGCTTTGGTCCAGCGGATTGTGGGGCTCTCTCTGCCTTTAGCCGAGCACTGGATAGTGATCTCCTTATCCAGTTCCAAGCACTGGGAAGGTTGGGGGGTCGGCGTGAATTTCAGCTTCTCTAAAACACAAGGcaaaacaccacacacattacacaTGTGGTTAACAGATGGGAGGGTGAGGGCATGTCAAAGCTTCTTTTGTGCAAGTCACCCTGCAGATGAAATGATACTGAAATGTACACACATATTTAGGGAAATGTGGCTTCACACATGCTCACAGATCTGAAGAGTGTAAAGACTGAGGTGTATCAGAAGTGGAGatcacataaacaaaaacaccctAAAAGCCCAGACAACACCGTGACATCTATCATAGTATCATGCTGCAGCGAGAATGTATCACAAAGATatgttaaaatgtaataaagctGCCATATTAAACACCTCTGTGGGTGTCATGCAGACTCATTTtaaggaaacacacacacgcacgcacacacaaaggACCAGACATGcccacatttgtttattttctctcagCTCTGCATCATTATGGTATACTCATTTCACCTTAGTCTGGGGAATTAGTTCAAAATGAAAGCTGAGTAAGGAAAGTATAATCTGCTGTATACATTGATCAACAGAGTGATTCCCCTTCAGCTCACCGAGCACAGTGACTCTAGCTTGGCCAGACAGTCGGCCGCCTGCAGTCTTGGTTTCGCAGCCATACATGTGAGCATCATATACCTCCACGTTGTTGATTCTGAGGGTGCCATTAGGAAACAACTTAAAACGAGAATCCTGGTGGAGAAAATATAGATTTCCAAATTAATTCTGTCTTGTGACAAAATATTAGGTTTAGGTTTACAtcggaaaaagaaagaagacagcGCTAGCAAACCTCAGATGTGATAATGATGTTGTTGCGGAGCCAGGTGACTTCAGGTTGAGGGTTGGCCTGAGCGTGACAGTGAAGGTAACCTGGTTTACCTTCCTCTAAATTACTGTCCTGAGGTTTAATTACCCACACAGGAGCAGCTGTGGACACACAAATAGCACATTTTAGACCAACAACTGATATTCTGTATGTATACTTAACACATCGGCTGTCCCTTGAAGGATTGCAGAAAGTGTTGATTAGTAAGGCCCTTTGGCCTGTTTAAATATGGACACCATTAATAATTCCTGTGTATCTGGCAGATGGTCCCTGTGTTCCCATTATGCTCTTGGCACTGGCGAGTGAACATGAAGGAATGTAGATATATTTGGCATACGCTGTAAAATGCCCATTCTCCATTTGCTTGAGTATGTTTCCAGCTAAAGttgaaatggaggaaaaagttTAAAGCCCTCTGAAGGTTGCAGTGGCTGGAACTACACTGAAGCACTGAGTAGGGACAAAGCATTGCAGAGCTGAGGACTCATTCTTTTGagatttcttcattttccaGATTTAAGGTAATTTAACtaagtaatttaatttagtaGGTAATTTAAGTAAGTCTGCAAAATACCTCAAGTAtttgaaatgaacattttatttgtgtttattttaatttgttccaCAGTATTCATTCCTTCAACAAAAAGGGTTCCACATGTTCAAGACCTGCAACTCCAAGACTTAATTCCTATCACCGTTTcgtactttttgttttaatttgatgtaTTATGTAATGCTCTATTGTTTGTCTTAGGTTGTGTTTATCCAATTCTAATTCTGGCACTGGTAAAGATCCGCTGATACCTGCTGAGACCTATTTTCATTTTGCCGATACCATAAATCTTTAGAAGTGAATGAggatgttatttctttttcacaacAATGTTGTGGTAAATAGCAGTTGTTTCTGTAGCCAAACACATCTGGAACTAattgtttattctgtttttgtatgCATATTTAAGCATGCACATATCTTTCTGTTTACAGGGATTAGGGTTTGATACCCTAAAATAGACTATTTTATTGATCAtactgattaatttatttaatctctgTAAAAGCCAGAAAATTCCTtcaattgaaaaaaataaaaaaataaaaaaaaaatcctacatttatttatttttaaactttacaaCATTTTATACAGTTACAATGTTCAAAGATCTGAACTTTCTGAATATGTTTTAACAGCACTTGTACTCCCCTTATGGTATTTACATATAAAACTATGACTTACTGGCCACAGTGAAGGTGACCTGCTGCGTCTTGCGTCCGGCCTTGTTCTGGGCCACACAGGTGTAGGTGCCTGAATCGCCCTCTTCTGCTGGACCAAAGACCAGATTCAGGCCGTCTTGGTACACCCTGCCCTCTGTAGGCACCCGTTGACCTTCTCTCTCCCACCACACCTCGGGGCTAGGCCTGCCCCGTGGGGGACGACAGGCCACTCGCTGCAGGTCATCCGCGGTCAACACCTTTGACATTTTGGGCACCATGTCTTCTATctctgtggaggaggaggtgaatAATTTTCAGTGTCAAGCAGCAGTTTAAACACTGGAATTATTTAATACTTTGTCATTAATTTATGTCCAAAACCAATtaaggtttttttatttaatagaatagaatagaatagaatttcaCCCTAAGAAAACTTAATTCCAACCCACCATTTTgttaacacatttctttcttttttagtcCTGATAGTTAATGAAATATATACAAAGTAGGTTGTATTTAGTGTCAGAAGTAAGTCAAACCTATTAAAGTTGGGTCATGCCAAAACCAGAAGCCCCTACACAGAAAATGGAACAGGATCTTTGCTACAAAGGCTCATAAGACCTCCCACTACTGTGAGCTTTAATACTCTGTGTCCCCAATGGAAGTCATTAGGACTTTATCGGCCAACAGTGCTCTAAACTGTGGTCAATGCCTTAGATTTTCTACGAGTCCAAATCTAAATTAAGTaataacacatgaaaacacacatttttcagcAGATGAAAGAGAAGCTGAGCAGGGCGAAGGAGGAGGGCGGGGAAACGAATGAGGCGGAGCTTTGATAGGCTGTTTAAACTTGTCCCTAAATGCTGAATTCTACTGTGACACAATCCCCTATAATGCCTGCAGAGATTACCATCAAATTAAGTGAATTAAGGTATTTAAATGGAACTGTGGCTCACTGGGTTAAAACTGCAGTTACAGTCGTACCTCGTTAATCCCAAACCCTTGGGGTAAAGGGGGCCGTTTGAGACAAATTGAGTACTCAGGACATTAAAATGCATAGAAATTCCAGCCTTAAGCTTATTCTGAATATTTGACTTGCATGCACTTGCATTTCATAATGCTAACTGATTAGTAAAATGAGAAGATACAATagtttggtttgttgtttttttttttttttttaccaagagGAGCCACCTAAAACAAGGTCTTAGAAAGTTGTTCTTTCCAAAAATATGGAAAGAGCTGGCTCAAGTACAGTATTTAAAACAGCTATGATGTGTCTGGACTTGTATGTTTGATCAGTTTCTTTGCATGTATCATAATCTTGGTTAGATTTGATGTCGTCCTTATGTTTAGGCTTCATTTTGCAGAAATGTAATAAACCTGTCCATTTAGAAATAGTTATTGCTTTCAAGCAAAGCTCTGTCTAATGAGACTAATGACATTCAGCATTTCCCAACCTGATAATTACACTGCTTGTTAGCCTGTCTCAGTCAAACTGGAATGTTGTTTTTACTGCCACTTACACACTGCCAGGTGTTGTTCACTTTGGAGGAAGCTTGCTGGGCTAAACAAAGCTTGGAAAACAGCTGGACTGTTGGAGGAAATATTACAAAAAGGAAGTGGCAAAATGATCCAGCGCAGTGTATATAGTAGGTACAGCTGGGCCGGATGTCAATAAGAGAATTTGATTATCATCAGAGAGATCTGGCCCTAAGTGATAGAgccagaaaaaaatggagagtGGAGAAAGAAGGAGGGGAAGATGAACATGTAGCACAAATGGCCCTCTTACTCTCATATTACCAAATCCCAGGTGTTTATCTTTCACCAATTCAGCAGCTgcaattttgtgtgtatgtatgtgtgtgtgtaccagctATGAGGAGTGAGGTCTCCAGTGTAACATGGGATCCTCTGAGGCCACGGCCAACACACTTGTAGGTTCCAGTGTTCCTGGGTTTGACTTGTGTGATCAGCAGTGTCCCATTGGCCATCAGGATCACTCTGTAGAGAGGAAACAGGTAAAACActtctttattttacatgaaagcAGCAGATATTCACAGTAGATGGCACAGAATTAAATGTTCTAATCTATTTTAGATTTAatctgcaaattaaaaaaaaatacacagaaaatttGACTATTTTTTACAAAGACTTCTTAAGTCTGGGCAAGTAACTATACAATGCTTGAATTACCCTGATTTAGTAAAACTAATCCATATGCTGCTCCACAGATTTAGAGTGAGAAAGTGCTAATTATTTGTATTGAGAACACAAGAAAATTGCCCCATATCttgagttcatttttaaaaagacctCTTTTTAGGAGATGAAGACTGATGGCCTGCTCCTACATCTCTGGAAGGCCGATGGCAGCATGAGAAGTAATTAAAAGCCGACCTTAAGCTAGCTTCAGGGATGACAGATAAGGAGCTGTACACTCCACACAGCAACTCTCAAAGACAAATAAGGAGCTTATCACAGATTCATGAGTAAGTCATTGCTAAGCTCATGAGaacattaaatatgtaaaagaagGAGGAATAAGTAAAGTTTTCCAAAAGCAGGATTTCTCCAGGTTCTGTCGGGACTCCCTCAGGAGGGGTGACATTTCTGTGTCATTTCTTCTTTGCTCAGGAGCGGAAGGGAAATGAGCTGTGGGACTTCGAGTGCATTTCCACCCATGAGATGGTGAACTAGTCTGTGAAACATTACTGCACTCTAAAATaactacaaaagaaaataagttaaacatttttaaggcAATTATCTTAGACACGGTTCGGCCTCATGTTTTTTGCCTCCATAGTAGGTCTGACCCACGGCAAAGAATGTGTCTGCAAAAACAACCTTGAGTTTAAGCCAGTATATTTTTACTTATCttcacacacatgaaaaacaaTCTACATCAGTTATTCATACATAGTCAATGAAGGGTTATATAAACAATACAGGTGTGAAACAGATGATGTTCCCTGAACAGAGCTACATTCCTTTGGCCTTATAAATCGGCCcacttaaataaacaaaaacacacaaaacaaggcTGTCTTAGAACTCCTCAACCAGAGACAATGTCAGAGCCAGTCTgtgactgtgtgtttttgtatcaAATATAATACTGCCTCAATAGCTCATTAAACAGATAACTTGCAGTTGATATCAGTCTTTCACCTCCACTGTGagctcatttaaaaacagaccCTCAAAATCCAGCTCTCGACATTGAACAGGCAATGTGACCATGTATAAGCACGAGGTGCTAACAATCCTAAGGGTAAACGTAAAAATTGGTTATTATCTAGAGCTTATGTATTTATAGAGGACATGCTGGTAAGCAGATTGTAGCTTGAGGGGTTTTTCTGCTCACTGCATGAACACTGGAGACCTGGAAAGTCTTTTGTGATAAGGTGGAGAAGAAAGCTGAGCTAATGCGGTGGTACAGTTGACTGCAGAGAAACTTTACCGTGTTGTGTTCCAGTAATAACATTCCTTTATCTGCACATGG from Melanotaenia boesemani isolate fMelBoe1 chromosome 16, fMelBoe1.pri, whole genome shotgun sequence carries:
- the ptk7b gene encoding inactive tyrosine-protein kinase 7 isoform X1 produces the protein MVMDIPGGSETRRTEGRRRTPLNVLYTVGFIWLQVLSIQAVTIQFTKEPKSQDALHGRSAMLRCEVGDPADITYSWLHNGQSLENDERRFQEGSNLKFIAVDRRLDAGNFECVAANTATGEVLHSTNASFNIKWLESGGVTLKEPLFEGDIESSTSVTLRCHIDGHPRPTCQWFKDGVKLTEKSHQINNKERTFTIKTASPDDNGLYYCCAKNAAGHVCSNSNFTLNIIDKSFPQPVVTPEDQVVLRNEEAVFHCQFTAEPAPMLEWYHENELLTNKSRVILMANGTLLITQVKPRNTGTYKCVGRGLRGSHVTLETSLLIAEIEDMVPKMSKVLTADDLQRVACRPPRGRPSPEVWWEREGQRVPTEGRVYQDGLNLVFGPAEEGDSGTYTCVAQNKAGRKTQQVTFTVATAPVWVIKPQDSNLEEGKPGYLHCHAQANPQPEVTWLRNNIIITSEDSRFKLFPNGTLRINNVEVYDAHMYGCETKTAGGRLSGQARVTVLEKLKFTPTPQPSQCLELDKEITIQCSAKGRESPTIRWTKADGGELPPHVEQRNGQLHFTKVTRSDAGNYTCIASNSVQGEIRALVTLTVAVYIRFKVEPDNTTVYQGHTAILHCQVTGDPEPHIHWMAKDKALDISKNRRFQKMPNGSLVITDVTTDDTGRYTCVAGNSCSIKDRVAQLYVVADKPVHFHEGEDDKAPYKMIQTIGLSVGAAVAYIIVVLGLMFYCKKRRNAKRLQKGQDGEEPEMECLNGGAVQQNGHTTAEIQEEVALTNMGTIASTEKRHSHANDKPHFPRTNLQTITTLGKGEFGEVLLCKAKGIEEGEEETVVLVKSLQSRDEQLQLDFRREAEMFTKLSHPNVVQLLGLCREAEPHYTILEYYDLGDLKQFLRISKSKDDKVKSQPLSTKTKVSICVQVARGMEHLSNHRFVHKDLAARNCLINSQRRVKVSSLSLSKDVYNSEYYHYRQAWIPLRWLPTESVFEDDFSTKSDVWAFGVLMWEVFSHGDMPYSKLSDDEVLEGLKMGKLKLPVPDGCPSKIYKLMVRCWALGLKERPSFTDIVHALGELPSDSKV
- the ptk7b gene encoding inactive tyrosine-protein kinase 7 isoform X2, with the translated sequence MVMDIPGGSETRRTEGRRRTPLNVLYTVGFIWLQVLSIQAVTIQFTKEPKSQDALHGRSAMLRCEVGDPADITYSWLHNGQSLENDERRFQEGSNLKFIAVDRRLDAGNFECVAANTATGEVLHSTNASFNIKWLESGGVTLKEPLFEGDIESSTSVTLRCHIDGHPRPTCQWFKDGVKLTEKSHQINNKERTFTIKTASPDDNGLYYCCAKNAAGHVCSNSNFTLNIIDKSFPQPVVTPEDQVVLRNEEAVFHCQFTAEPAPMLEWYHENELLTNKSRVILMANGTLLITQVKPRNTGTYKCVGRGLRGSHVTLETSLLIAEIEDMVPKMSKVLTADDLQRVACRPPRGRPSPEVWWEREGQRVPTEGRVYQDGLNLVFGPAEEGDSGTYTCVAQNKAGRKTQQVTFTVATAPVWVIKPQDSNLEEGKPGYLHCHAQANPQPEVTWLRNNIIITSEDSRFKLFPNGTLRINNVEVYDAHMYGCETKTAGGRLSGQARVTVLEKLKFTPTPQPSQCLELDKEITIQCSAKGRESPTIRWTKADGGELPPHVEQRNGQLHFTKVTRSDAGNYTCIASNSVQGEIRALVTLTVAVYIRFKVEPDNTTVYQGHTAILHCQVTGDPEPHIHWMAKDKALDISKNRRFQKMPNGSLVITDVTTDDTGRYTCVAGNSCSIKDRVAQLYVVDKPVHFHEGEDDKAPYKMIQTIGLSVGAAVAYIIVVLGLMFYCKKRRNAKRLQKGQDGEEPEMECLNGGAVQQNGHTTAEIQEEVALTNMGTIASTEKRHSHANDKPHFPRTNLQTITTLGKGEFGEVLLCKAKGIEEGEEETVVLVKSLQSRDEQLQLDFRREAEMFTKLSHPNVVQLLGLCREAEPHYTILEYYDLGDLKQFLRISKSKDDKVKSQPLSTKTKVSICVQVARGMEHLSNHRFVHKDLAARNCLINSQRRVKVSSLSLSKDVYNSEYYHYRQAWIPLRWLPTESVFEDDFSTKSDVWAFGVLMWEVFSHGDMPYSKLSDDEVLEGLKMGKLKLPVPDGCPSKIYKLMVRCWALGLKERPSFTDIVHALGELPSDSKV